Within the Longimicrobium sp. genome, the region CACCGCCGCCGCGTATCCGTCGCGCGTGGTGATCGTCCCCCCGGCGATGCGATCGCCCAGCACCTCGCGCGCGCCGAGCGCCATCCCCGCCGCCGCCTTTCCCGCGCCGGCGAGCCAGACGCGCTCGACGCCGCGGAGGCCGACGCGCTCGGCGTCCATCACCACCAGTGCGTCCCCCTCCACCCGCAGCGCGCGGCGGACGGCCTCGCGCGCGTCCGCCGCGGCGATGGCGGCGTGCAGGATGCGGCGGGCGTCGTCGCGCGGGCTCACGGGCGCACCGGCGTCAGCGGCGGGCGCCCGCTCAGCACCGCGTGCACGTTGCGCGCGGCCAGCATGGCCATGCGCGTGCGCGTCTCGCGCGTGGCCGAGCCGATGTGCGGGAGGAGCACGGCGTTGGGGAGATCGAGGAGCCCCGGCGTGATCGCCGGCTCGCGCTCGTACACGTCCAGCCCGGCGCCGGCGATGAGTCCGTGGCGGAGCGCGTCCACCAGCGCCGCCTCGTCCACCAGCGCGCCGCGGGCGGTGTTGACCAGGTAGCTCCCCGGGCGCATCCGCCGCAGCGCGCCGGCGTCGATCGCGTGACGCGTCTCCGGTGTCAGCGGCGCGTGCAGCGTCAGCACGTCGCTCCGCGCCAGCAGCTCGCCGAACGGGACGAATTCCGCATCGAGCCGCGCTTCTTCATCCACCGGCAAACGGCTCCGGCTGTGATAGACGACGCGCATTCCGAACCCCGCCGCCCGGCGCGCCACCGCCCGCCCGATCCGTCCCATCCCGAAGATCCCCAGCGTCGCGCCGGCCAGGTCGCCCCCGAGATAGTCCCAGAATCCCCAGCCGTGGAACCCGCCCGCGCGCAGGCTCCGCTCGGCCTGCGGCAGGCCGCGCACGGTGGCCAGGATGAGCGCCCAGGTGAGGTCCGCTGTCGCCTCGGTCAGCACGTCGGGCGTGTTGGTGACGATGATGCCGCGCGCCGCGCACGCCGCCAGGTCCACGTGCTCGTAGCCGGCGACCGCGTTGGCGACGATGCGCAGCCGCGGCGCGCGCTCCAGCAGCGCCGCGTCCACGCGCTCGGTCAGCAGGCAGAGCAGCGCCTCCGCGTCGCCCAGCGCGTCGCGCCACCCGTCCGGCCCGGCGACGGTGCCGGCTTCGGAGAGGAGCGCGGCCGCCGCGTCCGGGAGCGGAAAGGTGGTGACGATCGCCGTCATCCCGCCGCCAGCGGCCTGGACCAGAGCGAGGTGCCCGCCCCCGCGAACCCCAGCTTCTGGTGCTCGGCGATGCTCATCTCCCGAAACCCCAGCGCCTTCACCAGCGGATGCAGCGGCAGGAGCGCGCGGGCGAAGGCGGTGCGCATCTCCGTCGTGCCGCCCTCGGCCAGCCACGCCTCCACCGCGCCCAGCGCCTCGCGTGCCAGCCCGGAGCGCCGGTACGCAGGGGTGATGACGAGCGTGCCGAGCAGCGCCACGTGCGGCTCCGGGTTCGCGCGCCACCACCCGATGGCGCCCACGTCCTGGCCGCCCTCGCGCAGGGTGATGACGGCGATCTCGCGCCCCGCCTTGTCGGCCGACGCGGCGATCTCGCGCGCGGCGGCGTCGGGGTCGGCGGGGCGGCCGAGCGCGGCGTGCCAGTCCGGCGCGGCGTCGAACACCACCTGCAGGCGCGCCTCGTCGCCCGGCCGCAGCGTGCGGACGAGCAGGCGGGGAGATTCGATGACGTCGGGCGGCGAGGGCTGGTTCACGGTCGGCGGCGCGTTGCGGGCTACGGCAGGAATGTCCGGCGGGGGAGAAGTTGCCCCGCGGCGGGAGGGCGCGTCAAGTTGATGGCCCACGCGCAGACGACACCCCGGGGAGGTCCGTGAGCACGCAACTGGAGTCCCGCCATTTCCTCAAGTCCGGCGACGCCGTTCAGCACGTCCGCGGCCACGCCGGCGTGGTGGTGGAATCGTTCGCCCTGTATGCCGTGGTCCGCTGGGAAGACGGCCGCCAGGAAGAGGTGGACCAGCTCGACCCCGCCGTCTTCGTCACCGAGCGCGCCGCGAAGGAGTAGGCCCGCGACAGCACAATCCCGCTTCGGCTTCCTTGAATCAGAGGCTTGGCAGAACCATTCAGAGATCCTATTATTTCTATAGAAACTCTGAAACATGGAGGATTCCATGCCCGGAAAGACGATCTCGGCCTACACGAACGAGGAAACGGCCAGGCTGGTGGAGCACCTCGCGAAGGTCGAGCAGCGCAAGCCATCGCAGATCGCGGCCGCCGCGCTGGCGCTGTACGCCCG harbors:
- a CDS encoding GNAT family N-acetyltransferase, encoding MNQPSPPDVIESPRLLVRTLRPGDEARLQVVFDAAPDWHAALGRPADPDAAAREIAASADKAGREIAVITLREGGQDVGAIGWWRANPEPHVALLGTLVITPAYRRSGLAREALGAVEAWLAEGGTTEMRTAFARALLPLHPLVKALGFREMSIAEHQKLGFAGAGTSLWSRPLAAG
- a CDS encoding D-glycerate dehydrogenase translates to MTAIVTTFPLPDAAAALLSEAGTVAGPDGWRDALGDAEALLCLLTERVDAALLERAPRLRIVANAVAGYEHVDLAACAARGIIVTNTPDVLTEATADLTWALILATVRGLPQAERSLRAGGFHGWGFWDYLGGDLAGATLGIFGMGRIGRAVARRAAGFGMRVVYHSRSRLPVDEEARLDAEFVPFGELLARSDVLTLHAPLTPETRHAIDAGALRRMRPGSYLVNTARGALVDEAALVDALRHGLIAGAGLDVYEREPAITPGLLDLPNAVLLPHIGSATRETRTRMAMLAARNVHAVLSGRPPLTPVRP